TATACAACCACTTTCATCATAGAATCTGAAGAAGTAATAATTAGATCGGGAAAAGTATAACTGTTCAAATTCTTAGAAAGTCCTCTGACTCAAAACCATCATGTCTCGCAAAGAGCAAGTTATTGCTTCCTTCCTCTTCCTTTCTTGCTTGGTTGAGCATCCATTTGCTCTTTTCCAGTGACTTCTGATAGATCAACTGCAGAATTACAAGTGATGGAGAATGTAGAAAGAAATCTCAGCACCAGACAAGAAAGAATATCCAAAACACAATCAATGTAAACCATAAAGGAATATTGCACTGAGTGGTTTCGTATTCTCAAAAGAATCTGTCTTTGACCAGTTTTATAGATAACACGAATGTTGCACAGAAGTCTTTTTAGTTAAAGCATCATCACATTAACAGCTTAGAGTAAGACATACCATCAGGACCACGGGCCATCAAAGCAAAGAACATATTGTTCAGTTTTTCCATCTTCTTAGCCTCCTGTGCTTGGTCTGTCTTGTACTTTAGACACTGTAAAAAGTACAACAATTGACAATTAGAAATTAAGATTACGAGGCTAATAATGTAAGAGGCAGTCAATCATAAAACAATGGAAAATGATGCTAATTGCTAggaatataattattacaaatcaTTGAATAACAGATTTTGTTCTGCTAATTAAAATGAGAGCTCATACGCggctaaattaaattttcaccACCAACAATCATGAGaattttattagtatattattttctttgtcagAATAATTATAATGTTAGAGTCATTATTAAGTCTAAGAAGGGAGTAGTGTGTT
The Vigna angularis cultivar LongXiaoDou No.4 chromosome 5, ASM1680809v1, whole genome shotgun sequence genome window above contains:
- the LOC128196782 gene encoding signal recognition particle 9 kDa protein-like, with protein sequence MVYITEWDKFVEQSIQLFRADPDSTRYVMKYRHCDGKLVLRVTDNRQCLKYKTDQAQEAKKMEKLNNMFFALMARGPDVDLSEVTGKEQMDAQPSKKGRGRKQ